In the Sulfuricurvum kujiense DSM 16994 genome, one interval contains:
- the napA gene encoding nitrate reductase catalytic subunit NapA, protein MQESRRDFLKASAATAAATAVGMVLPSEVEAASKAGESGWRWDKAVCRFCGTGCGVMVATQNDKIIAVKGDPAAPVNKGLNCIKGYFLAKIMYGADRLTQPLLRVGANGEFSKQGKFQPVSWERAFDVMADKFKETYAKNGPTSVGVFGSGQYTIHEGYAALKLMKAGFRSNNIDPNARHCMASAVTGFMQTFGIDEPAGCYDDIELTDTIITWGANMAEMHPILWSRVSDRKLTNKAKVKVVNLSTYTQRTSDLADIEIIFRPSTDLAIWNYIARELVYNAPESIDWKYVKENCVFATSWVDTGYGMRNNANHPKFRESEKDTVAKEVAKKVGALEGPALKPFGYETGETMKMTHNATAAENWVITFEEFKRGLAPYTLDYVASVAKGNPDEDIEAFKKKLKALADLYIEKGRKVVSFWTMGFNQHTRGTWVNSQSYMVHMLLGKQAKPGSGAFSLTGQPSACGTAREVGTFSHRLPADMVVMNPKHREHSEHIWKVPAGTINPVPGSHYVQIMRDLEDGKVKWAWVQVNNPWQDTANANHWIKAAREMDNFIVCSDAYPGISAKVADLILPSAMIYEKWGGYGNAERRTQQWKQQVTPVGQAMGDLWQTAEFAKRFTLAEVWKEWKINDKVTIPSVLGEAQKMGYKPSDTLFDVLFANKEAKSYKWPDPIGKGFDNTEAGGDKRNVLGSDGKPFKGYGFFIHKYIWEEYRKFGLGHGHDLADFDTYHRVRGLKWPVVNGKETQWRFNAKYDPYAKKTGREFAFYGEFSKVIQQGTLAGPDASKPKVDLSNKAKIFMHPYMEPPETPSKEYPLWLCTGRVLEHWHSGTMTMRVPELYRAVPEALCYMHPQTAKDMGAKDGELVWVESRRGKVKARVETRGRNRPPKSLVFVPWFDEKVYINKVCLDATCPISKQTDYKKCAVKVYKA, encoded by the coding sequence ATGCAAGAAAGTCGTAGAGATTTTTTAAAAGCCAGTGCAGCGACTGCTGCAGCTACTGCCGTAGGTATGGTTTTACCGAGTGAGGTTGAAGCTGCGTCCAAAGCAGGTGAATCAGGATGGCGCTGGGACAAAGCGGTATGCCGTTTCTGCGGAACAGGTTGTGGTGTTATGGTCGCAACCCAAAATGATAAAATTATCGCCGTCAAAGGGGATCCGGCAGCTCCGGTGAATAAAGGGCTAAATTGTATCAAAGGATATTTCCTCGCGAAAATCATGTACGGAGCAGACCGTTTGACTCAGCCATTGTTACGTGTTGGAGCCAATGGAGAGTTTAGCAAACAAGGGAAATTTCAACCGGTGAGTTGGGAAAGAGCCTTTGATGTCATGGCGGATAAGTTCAAAGAAACGTATGCTAAAAACGGTCCTACATCAGTAGGGGTATTCGGTTCGGGTCAATATACGATTCATGAAGGTTACGCTGCACTCAAACTGATGAAAGCAGGTTTTCGATCTAATAATATTGACCCTAATGCTCGTCACTGTATGGCCTCTGCGGTTACAGGATTTATGCAAACGTTCGGTATCGATGAACCGGCAGGCTGTTACGATGATATCGAGCTAACCGATACGATTATTACGTGGGGTGCGAATATGGCAGAGATGCACCCGATCCTTTGGTCACGCGTATCCGATCGTAAACTCACCAACAAAGCAAAAGTAAAAGTAGTTAATCTCTCTACCTATACACAACGTACTTCGGATTTGGCTGATATCGAGATTATTTTCAGACCAAGTACCGATTTGGCGATTTGGAACTACATTGCACGTGAGTTAGTTTACAATGCTCCTGAATCCATCGACTGGAAATACGTCAAAGAAAACTGTGTATTTGCCACAAGCTGGGTGGATACCGGATATGGAATGCGTAACAACGCTAACCATCCAAAATTCCGTGAATCGGAAAAAGATACGGTAGCTAAAGAGGTTGCGAAAAAAGTGGGCGCGTTAGAGGGTCCTGCACTCAAACCGTTCGGGTATGAGACAGGTGAGACCATGAAAATGACTCACAATGCAACTGCTGCTGAAAACTGGGTTATTACGTTTGAAGAATTTAAACGTGGTTTAGCACCGTATACTCTCGATTATGTTGCGAGTGTTGCTAAAGGAAATCCGGATGAGGATATCGAAGCGTTCAAGAAAAAACTCAAAGCGCTTGCCGATCTCTATATCGAAAAAGGGCGTAAAGTCGTCAGTTTCTGGACAATGGGCTTCAATCAGCATACACGTGGTACATGGGTAAATTCTCAATCGTACATGGTGCATATGTTACTCGGAAAACAAGCTAAACCGGGTTCAGGTGCATTCTCTCTTACCGGTCAGCCATCGGCGTGTGGAACAGCGCGTGAAGTAGGAACATTTAGCCACCGTCTCCCTGCGGATATGGTCGTTATGAATCCTAAACACCGTGAACACTCTGAACACATCTGGAAAGTACCGGCAGGAACAATTAACCCGGTTCCAGGCAGTCACTATGTACAGATTATGCGTGATTTAGAAGATGGTAAAGTGAAATGGGCATGGGTTCAGGTTAATAACCCATGGCAAGATACCGCCAATGCCAACCACTGGATTAAAGCAGCACGTGAGATGGATAACTTCATCGTCTGTTCGGATGCTTATCCGGGTATTTCAGCAAAAGTAGCCGATTTGATCCTCCCATCGGCGATGATTTATGAGAAATGGGGTGGATACGGTAACGCCGAACGCCGTACACAACAATGGAAACAGCAAGTTACTCCAGTCGGTCAAGCGATGGGTGATTTGTGGCAAACGGCAGAATTTGCCAAACGGTTCACCCTTGCCGAAGTGTGGAAAGAATGGAAAATCAACGATAAAGTGACGATCCCAAGTGTACTAGGTGAAGCTCAAAAAATGGGATACAAACCGAGCGATACATTGTTCGATGTCTTGTTTGCGAATAAAGAGGCGAAAAGCTATAAATGGCCTGATCCGATCGGGAAAGGGTTTGATAACACCGAAGCTGGCGGTGATAAACGTAATGTCCTCGGAAGCGATGGTAAGCCATTTAAAGGATACGGTTTCTTTATCCATAAATATATTTGGGAAGAGTATCGTAAATTCGGTCTTGGTCATGGACATGACTTGGCTGATTTCGATACCTACCACCGTGTGCGCGGATTGAAATGGCCGGTTGTTAATGGCAAAGAGACACAATGGCGTTTTAACGCGAAATACGATCCGTATGCGAAGAAAACAGGACGTGAATTTGCCTTCTACGGTGAATTTAGCAAAGTGATCCAACAAGGAACTCTTGCCGGACCGGATGCATCCAAACCAAAAGTGGATTTGAGCAATAAAGCGAAAATTTTCATGCACCCTTATATGGAACCGCCTGAAACTCCGAGTAAAGAGTATCCATTGTGGCTCTGTACGGGACGTGTACTCGAACATTGGCACTCTGGAACGATGACCATGCGTGTACCTGAACTCTATCGAGCAGTTCCTGAGGCTCTTTGTTATATGCATCCTCAAACGGCTAAAGATATGGGGGCAAAAGACGGTGAACTGGTATGGGTTGAATCACGTCGCGGTAAAGTAAAAGCCCGTGTTGAAACACGAGGACGTAATCGACCTCCTAAATCATTGGTATTTGTTCCATGGTTCGATGAAAAAGTGTATATCAACAAAGTATGTTTAGATGCAACCTGTCCAATCTCTAAACAAACCGACTACAAAAAATGTGCGGTCAAGGTCTATAAGGCTTAA
- a CDS encoding 4Fe-4S dicluster domain-containing protein, with translation MDSRRGFFTSLVALATGGGKEKKPFHPLLPGFITEKRDNCLSCTTSACKNICEEGIVIHTESTVPYLDFSRRGCTFCGECITACESDCFIAEPITKIKAEVRIGILGCLAWNKTICRSCADVCNDKAIQFNGLFNPEIDTQKCTACGFCVGVCPAYTISIYSPKVST, from the coding sequence ATGGACTCACGTCGCGGATTTTTTACCTCATTGGTTGCACTTGCTACAGGTGGAGGAAAAGAAAAGAAACCTTTTCATCCTCTTCTGCCCGGTTTTATCACAGAAAAACGCGATAACTGCCTGAGCTGTACTACTTCTGCATGTAAAAATATTTGTGAAGAAGGGATTGTGATTCATACAGAGTCTACAGTTCCCTATCTTGATTTTTCACGTCGAGGGTGCACATTCTGCGGAGAGTGTATCACTGCCTGTGAAAGCGATTGTTTTATTGCAGAGCCAATAACCAAGATTAAAGCGGAAGTACGGATCGGTATTTTGGGCTGTTTGGCATGGAATAAAACAATCTGTCGCAGTTGTGCTGATGTTTGTAACGATAAAGCGATACAATTTAACGGACTCTTTAATCCTGAAATTGATACACAGAAATGTACAGCCTGCGGTTTTTGTGTCGGGGTATGCCCAGCTTATACTATAAGTATCTATTCGCCAAAGGTGAGCACATGA
- the napG gene encoding ferredoxin-type protein NapG, translated as MATEKQPPMSERRRFLLQALQGIGLATLGALTWSAYIDEASAASLVLRPPGALSEEDFLSHCIRCGLCVEACPYDTLKLARAGDNVPVGTPYFIAREIPCYMCKDIPCVPPCPTGALEESLVMKMAKDGHKVFDIGMAKMGIAVIDSDQCVAFWGVQCDACYRACPLINQAIVIDQSRNERTGKHALMVPRVIGDVCTGCGMCEKACVTEKASIFVLPLEVAKGKAGSNYIKGWDEKDEKRLETQTGGGETTVTPTSSQKPVDYLNDEEF; from the coding sequence ATGGCAACGGAAAAACAGCCCCCGATGAGTGAACGTCGCCGATTTTTATTGCAAGCATTGCAAGGGATTGGATTAGCGACACTTGGGGCATTGACATGGAGTGCATACATCGATGAAGCGAGTGCCGCTTCTCTCGTACTGCGACCTCCGGGAGCACTGAGCGAAGAAGACTTTTTATCGCATTGTATTCGCTGCGGGTTGTGTGTCGAAGCGTGTCCATATGATACGCTCAAACTTGCCCGTGCCGGAGATAATGTGCCGGTAGGGACACCGTATTTTATCGCGCGGGAAATTCCGTGTTATATGTGTAAAGACATTCCCTGTGTCCCACCGTGTCCTACGGGTGCGTTGGAGGAGTCATTGGTCATGAAAATGGCGAAAGACGGTCATAAAGTTTTCGATATCGGCATGGCGAAAATGGGGATAGCGGTGATCGATTCGGATCAATGCGTCGCCTTTTGGGGTGTTCAGTGTGACGCTTGTTATCGAGCTTGTCCATTGATCAATCAGGCGATTGTCATCGATCAGAGTCGAAATGAGCGTACAGGGAAACATGCCCTAATGGTTCCTCGTGTTATCGGTGATGTGTGTACCGGATGTGGAATGTGCGAAAAAGCGTGTGTGACTGAGAAAGCCTCTATTTTTGTCTTGCCTCTGGAAGTTGCTAAAGGGAAAGCCGGAAGCAATTACATCAAAGGATGGGATGAAAAAGATGAAAAACGTTTGGAAACCCAAACAGGGGGCGGTGAAACGACTGTAACCCCGACCAGTTCTCAAAAGCCGGTCGATTATTTAAATGATGAGGAGTTTTAA
- the napH gene encoding quinol dehydrogenase ferredoxin subunit NapH, protein MEWLKKHRFLILRRLIQISMIVLYFAAHAWGWKVLEGNLGSSLVVGTIPLADPFAVIQMSAAGALLGLDVLIGAAIITLFYAIIGGRAFCSWVCPINMVSDAANGLRRILRINEVERRVVISRHLRYWVLALSIALSAIFGVAAFEFISPIGMLNRGLIFGIGFGGAVVAGVFLFDLFGVKNGFCGHLCPLGGFYSLIGRFSLIRVKHNQEKCTLCMKCTAICPEKPVLHMIGKRSEFVAMGECTNCARCIEVCDDDALNFDIRLFKQQDKE, encoded by the coding sequence ATGGAGTGGCTTAAAAAACACCGATTTTTAATTCTTCGCCGTTTGATACAAATTTCCATGATTGTGCTCTACTTTGCGGCACACGCATGGGGATGGAAAGTTCTTGAAGGTAATCTGGGGAGCTCATTGGTTGTGGGAACGATCCCTTTAGCTGATCCGTTTGCAGTGATTCAAATGTCTGCAGCGGGTGCGTTGCTGGGGCTGGATGTACTCATCGGAGCTGCCATCATAACGCTGTTCTACGCCATCATCGGCGGAAGAGCTTTTTGCAGCTGGGTGTGTCCGATCAATATGGTGAGTGATGCAGCCAATGGATTGCGCCGTATATTACGGATTAACGAAGTAGAGCGTAGAGTCGTTATAAGTCGACATCTTCGTTATTGGGTATTAGCACTCTCTATCGCCCTTTCAGCGATTTTTGGAGTAGCGGCATTTGAATTTATCAGTCCTATCGGGATGCTGAATCGTGGCCTTATTTTTGGTATAGGATTTGGTGGAGCTGTAGTGGCAGGTGTTTTTCTCTTCGATTTGTTTGGAGTGAAAAACGGGTTTTGCGGTCATCTGTGTCCGTTGGGCGGATTTTATTCGCTCATTGGCCGATTCAGTCTGATCCGCGTAAAACACAATCAGGAAAAATGTACATTGTGTATGAAATGTACCGCGATTTGTCCTGAAAAACCGGTCTTACATATGATCGGTAAACGAAGTGAATTTGTCGCCATGGGTGAGTGTACTAACTGTGCTCGCTGTATCGAAGTGTGTGATGATGACGCTTTAAATTTTGATATTCGCTTATTTAAACAACAGGATAAGGAGTAA
- a CDS encoding nitrate reductase cytochrome c-type subunit translates to MKRNVISIVTAALVLGSVVLLGAGKEVQIADESLGLSKVSVDADSGLVEKPFVYKGTAPGAGNKRIPRTYDNQPPMIPHDISELPIITQEENACTSCHMPDVAPSVGAIPIPKSHLTNLRKMEDLKGELYQGRWNCTQCHAPQAVLDPAVMNKFKGAYHKKIGGEYKTNLMKTLREGVLEDPSGSFDLNKDLVAD, encoded by the coding sequence ATGAAACGTAATGTGATTAGTATCGTAACCGCAGCTTTAGTATTAGGCAGTGTAGTGCTCTTGGGAGCAGGGAAAGAGGTTCAGATTGCTGACGAGTCGTTAGGACTTTCAAAAGTAAGTGTTGATGCAGATAGCGGTTTGGTTGAAAAACCTTTTGTCTATAAAGGAACGGCTCCGGGTGCAGGAAACAAACGTATTCCTCGTACATATGATAATCAACCGCCTATGATTCCGCATGATATCAGCGAATTGCCGATCATCACACAGGAAGAAAACGCATGTACTTCATGTCATATGCCGGATGTTGCTCCAAGTGTCGGAGCAATTCCTATCCCAAAATCGCATTTGACAAATTTGCGTAAAATGGAAGATCTAAAAGGAGAATTGTATCAAGGCCGCTGGAATTGTACACAATGTCATGCACCTCAGGCTGTACTCGATCCTGCAGTGATGAACAAATTCAAAGGGGCATACCATAAAAAAATCGGTGGAGAGTACAAAACAAATCTGATGAAAACGCTTCGAGAAGGGGTGTTGGAAGATCCATCCGGCTCATTTGATCTCAATAAAGATTTGGTAGCAGATTAA
- a CDS encoding c-type cytochrome, with protein sequence MKKSLMVVATLIALGFVSAHAAEDGAALYKKCVSCHGAAGEKAALGKSKIIKEMSAAQITTALKGYKDGSYGGAQKGLMKGQVASLNDAQITALATHIAK encoded by the coding sequence ATGAAAAAAAGTTTAATGGTAGTAGCAACATTGATCGCTTTAGGTTTTGTGAGTGCTCATGCAGCAGAAGATGGTGCAGCACTTTATAAAAAATGTGTATCCTGTCATGGTGCCGCTGGAGAAAAAGCGGCACTCGGTAAAAGTAAAATCATTAAAGAAATGAGTGCCGCACAAATTACAACTGCACTGAAAGGGTACAAAGATGGCAGTTACGGCGGAGCACAAAAAGGTCTTATGAAAGGGCAAGTAGCATCCCTCAATGATGCTCAAATCACTGCACTCGCTACTCACATCGCAAAATAA